The genomic DNA CTGCCTGCCGGACTCCGCGTGACGGTTCTTGCTCCGGCGTCAGATGGCGTCTCAGTGCTCGGCGAGCTTGCTCGGACCATGACAAGTGTTCGGACAATCCGTAAACTGCGCCCTCGCGTACCAGGGGCGACGGATTTTCAAGCAGCCGAACAAGCACGGGAACGACGTCCACCGAGTTAGTGATCGACCCAGCGATTTCCGCGGCGAAAGTGAGGTCAGCAGTTCCAAGTTTATTTGACGCGATAAGCTGTAGGAATTCGTCCGGCTCCTCGAGTGCCAAGGCCTCCAGGGTTAGCTCTGAGACATGAAATGGAACCTCGCCTTGCTCTTGCTCAAGCTTGGCAGAATCTGAAGGGTCACTAGCGGTCCCTTCAACAATTGGCTCCCTT from Vicinamibacteria bacterium includes the following:
- a CDS encoding HEAT repeat domain-containing protein, with product MGRAFTTPAADSDVIALMTGATLSSLVARDRWRGFHQFLSKQPQRAATDIFIKREPIVEGTASDPSDSAKLEQEQGEVPFHVSELTLEALALEEPDEFLQLIASNKLGTADLTFAAEIAGSITNSVDVVPVLVRLLENPSPLVREGAVYGLSEHLSWSEQARRALRRHLTPEQEPSRGVRQAAKEALKLIA